A stretch of Castanea sativa cultivar Marrone di Chiusa Pesio chromosome 2, ASM4071231v1 DNA encodes these proteins:
- the LOC142625741 gene encoding ADP-ribosylation factor 2-like, producing MGLSFTKLFSRLFAKKEMRILMVGLDAAGKTTILYKLKLGEIVTTIPTIGFNVETVEYKNISFTVWDVGGQDKIRPLWRHYFQNTQGLIFVVDSNDRDRVVEARDELHRMLNEDELREAVLLVFANKQDLPNAMNAAEITDKLGLHSLRQRHWYIQSTCATSGEGLYEGLDWLSNNIANKV from the exons ATGGGGCTGTCTTTCACCAAGCTTTTCAGCCGGCTTTTTGCTAAGAAAGAGATGCGTATTCTTATGGTTGGTCTCGATGCTGCTGGTAAAACCACAATATTGTATAAGCTCAAGTTAGGAGAAATAGTTACCACCATCCCTACCATTG GATTTAATGTGGAAACTgtggaatataaaaatattagctTCACTGTGTGGGATGTTGGTGGTCAGGATAAG ATTCGACCTTTATGGAGGCACTACTTCCAAAACACACAAGGGCTTATATTTGTGGTAGATAGCAATGATCGAGACCGTGTTGTTGAGGCTAGAGATGAGCTGCACAGGATGTTGAATGAG GATGAATTAAGAGAGGCTGTGTTGCTTGTGTTCGCAAACAAGCAAGATCTTCCTAATGCAATGAATGCTGCTGAGATCACTGATAAGCTTGGCCTTCATTCTCTCCGGCAACGCCATTG GTACATCCAGAGCACATGTGCAACTTCTGGTGAAGGATTGTATGAGGGACTGGATTGGCTCTCAAACAACATTGCTAACAAG GTTTAG